The DNA region GTCAGAATCTGTTTTTAAATCGGTTTTTAGAAAACAGATTGTGTTCGCCTCTGCAAATTGTTTCCAGTCAATGACAGTGAATACAATTTGTGTTGGGCAATTTTTAACTTTGTTAATTAAGCAGAaggtaaaatactgaaattctgacaaaatatcATGCCGACGTAACGCATTTTAGCAACTATTTTGCAGTTTCCGCGTCTTTGACCCCTAAACTCGCCTAAGACATGCATCTCTTTCAAGACTATTCGGTTTCTATtctgttgcaaatatttgtggtcagtgatctacattgGTATATCATGATGTCTTGTTAAGGAACATGATGACAttatgtctttgtgcacaaaactaggcacatgtaCACCGCAGCAGTCGAGCGCAGTGCTCAACACTTGTGCGCCCGGTGCGCGTCGGATTGGTCTTGAAATTTGAATTGAGTGAGAACCTACATTCTTCATTTCTTCGAACCGTAGAAATAAAATGTGATCTAGGTGTCGTCTCTGATAGAACTTTATGTCGTGATCCCACCATTTGCCGTAATGatctaaagaaaaacaaaacaaagggaGCTGTATTTCAAAGTGTAAAGCTTAAACTTAAACAGTAATTGTTGTCAACGacataagtattttttttttacatacaaaaaatcATATAGCTCTCAACGGGggtagcagacttaccaggtaaaatcaatAATTATTGTGCACATGCTTATGTCCAGATTGGCGGCTACAGGTAGATCACGATGTCATCATGCATTGCGGTGTAGAACATCCTTAGCAAAACCCTTGCCAACAGCCGTATAGCCGTAGGACGCatttggacacggccttagaactacataaacaatggacattttcATGGGtcgaattcacaaagagttatataGGACGAGTCCTATGAGAtaataggacgagtaactcgtcttgtTATAGTCTTGCGAAATCAAACCCTGgtaatctgctgccacctagtgttctaAACTATCCAGAAAATGTGATACCAATACTTACTTGTACCCTCCATGAACATCTCGAAGTGGTCGTCGAATTGTAGATTATCGCGAGGCGCAAACAATCTATAATGGTGAAAGTATGAGACAACAACATCCTTTGGATTCCTGATGACATAGATAACCTTGACCTTCTTCTTCCACACTTGAGGAGGCAGGAGTTGAACCGGAAGATGTGACTTAATCAACCGAGGGGAACTCATTGGAGCTTCTGCTAACATCTTGTGTGTTCTTGGGAGCTGTGTTAAAGGAAAGATACATTACGATTGCATTGCCACCCTATCATCAAGGCCTGACCCGGGACGTTACTCGTCTTACCAGCACAGAGAGTAAACAACGGGAGGGCGATGGATGGTCACGGTGAGTTCGGGTCAACTCCCTGGAACCAGTAACCACAGACCATAAAATCATCATCAACAGTAGATGCTTCCAAACGCAATCTTAAAACCTACgtgttatattttgttataattgcttttgttgttttttgtttgtgaagcGAAAAGTTAGACTGAGTTGCAACTTGGTGTAGTGTTAGTCAAGTACAATACCTGCTTGAAATTGTAGTGACGTCATCATGTTGTTTGTGATGACAATTTTGTAAGTTCGGCAAtatcttgagaacaaagcaaatTAAATACATACTATTGTTACTTTTTTACCATGCTTGTACCCCCGGTTTTTGTAGTTGACAAAAACTCAATGTCTAGTTTTAATTGcttgtgttgttttttgtttgtttgcgaAGCGCGTTGATCATATTTTGGTATTGCGCGATATAATTATAAGAGTTGTTATCCCTGTTAGTTGTGATCGTGCACAAATCTAAAATATGATTCCACCTGCACATTGTAGTTTTGATGCCAAGTATACAACCTCCAGATCAACCACTGGCTCAAACACACATGTATCCCGCTAACCGAAGATTTCTTTTTGTTCTCCAACTGTTTGGGTAAACATGCTCACAGAGAGTAACTTTGAAGTAGTCACACCCGTGATTTACCAGTGAAGCGTAAACACTCAACTTACATCTCTGTTTTGATGTCCTCCAACAGTCATCTCCAAGAATGGACCCCTCTCGAAATTATGGGTTGTGTTCAACGCATCTATGTCGCCGTCATGTAAAACAGCAGAGGCAATCTCTAGGGTCCACGTAGTACCTGAAAGAGAGGTAATCCGGGTACTAGAGGTACATTTTCAATTCattcaattaataaaaaataaataaaaaataaataaataaacatcctTAAAGACACATGTTGCCtcggatcgggcgagttggtctttaaaaagcgtttgaaaccgtttgttatgaaattcaaatgtttagatgatccacacaaacatgcctcaaaagttttcattttacgtcgcgaagaaacacggtcggccattttgtgaagtcaaaacTTTTCTAAATCGTCGTCCAGAGGGAATGAATCGAAACAATCGTTTTAGTATATGACTATACTTGGTTGAGATTGATTGAGCTTTCTAAGCACCTGTTGCTCACAGAACTTGGTAAGATCTATTTGTGGCTCCCCGATAATTTTAGACCTACATTGCATATGAAAGGTTTACACCAACATTTGAATCCTTGGCCGGAGCTAGGGTGGGTAGCTCTTCTCGCGTAGacttatgccacagacacgaaacaaatAATGAACTTGTAGCGCCCTTGAGTACGGTATAAGGCTTTCTGTTGTGTGTGTAATGGCCTACGTGCAATATGATTTTGTGCACCCGCACCCCTCAGGTGCATCATGGGTAAAAGCACATGTGAATGGTATACACAGAATATATACAGTGAAGGTGAAGCAGAGAGTTTACATTTGGTCTCCAGTCCGTTCTCTTTATTCTGATACTCTTTAAAAGTTGTCATATCAATTAGGACAATACAGTGTGTAATAATTTGCGACATTCATTTGATGCGGATGATAAGGGCATTCGTACATTGTGTTTATTTCTAGAACAGCTTACATTTTAGACCAAGGCCAAAGTTAGGGTGAAGGGTTGGAGGCTAAAGTCCCTCAGGCGATTTTCTTGATCTCTACAAACATGTTCAGCAATGCTACAAAAATCTGCTAAACCTCACTGAACCGTGTGATTGTGAAGCATTTAGGTTTGGGCTGTGTCTGTGCCccattttatagagctgcttaagcacacaatattgcttaacaattttctgccaTGGAGCAGAAATGAGCTGAATATCAGTCACACAATGATTGTATATATGATATGGTAGTTCCACTGATAACCTTAATCCGGTCAGCAAACTCTTGTAGAGTCTTGCTACTTTTGTTCTGCATGATGCTGTAGGCCTACCTGATTTAGGGAAACTATCCACGAAGACGTCATCTTGTCTGACATGAAACGTTTTCAGATCATCCATGGTTGATCTAAGTACATCATTCGGTAGGCAAACCCCTTCATACTCGTAGGACTCGTGAAGTTGCACATCATCGGCATTCATCTTGGCAGTTTTGCCCCATCAGCTTGAGATACTTCTAAAACGAGGCAATGTGTTCACATAAAGAAGTAGCATTTATTTCTCTGTCTACTAATGTGACTTACAGTAGCGACTGGTATATTATTACTCCTTTTCAGACATCGCGGTTACACTAGGAGTGAACCCTGTTTGGTTTGGATgtaaacagacaaatttaccaatGTGCAATTTAccattatctcaaaatggcGTGTTGGTCTTTTGATGACCATGATAAGGCCGATGATAAAAGAGCCATACCATAGGTTCTATGATATGGGGctttgtacattgtattttatcCCAGAAAAACTAACAACTGAAGCCTTTTCCAGTGTTAGGGTAAGGGGTAGCTCTTTCGCCGCCCGTATCGCGTCGAcgtacatttattattattttttaacactGTTTTTAATATGTCTTGACAATGTTTATACATATAAATCTAAAAgtgcaatagtgtccagtgccttgaatacATACAATTAAACATGATTTTTCCCAATAAGCCCTGACATAACTCTCTCTCTGTGCTGTTCATGGATGTATAATATGCAAGTAAAAGGCCACTCCAGCTAAATCCCGATATGGTGCACTTGAATCAAAAATTCAACACGACTTATGGCACAtaacatgtgtgtgtgtgatcaGAACGACCGACCCGGAAGCGCGCGACCCGGAACACCACTTGAACACTCGTAATGTACTGTACTCTGAGGCCAACTTTGCAAACAAACCATCACTGACACGAAAACCTCAAAGTTCGGGGTATATCATGAGCCCACAACATTGCCTTTAATGTTTAGTGGATGACTGTTTTAATGAACTTAATTACCTGAACTTACCTTAATTCCAACCAGAGTTCCAACTGGTGCACGGTGGTAAATATTTCTTGGTCTAAATTTTGTTATACTTTATGTTGTGTGATGCTGTACGATGCACAACTCCATTGACAAACAGTGGAGGTCAATCGCAGACCTTGGGTGATTGATTCTAGGGCTATTATTCGTGTTCATACAGAGGAAACTACTTTTAAGCTGTGGCTCAGGTAAAcgacagtctacccgcaggtcactCGATATAATAattttcctttgtgatttatctgggcgagttggcgtgatttttcatgcgtgacctcggtttgaatatataattagtccaaagggcttctgaaattcagtcttctTCGGCTTTATTTGAAAAGTGatgacaaaaataatgttgaaatgaagagcatctgtcgttttgtatgaaTCGTTGCAACTCAAagtttaaaaagagaaatttgtaagTAAAAAATTACGCAAATTTTCCCGTAACGAATGTCAGCAGCAGTCCCCAattatggatagattatttcatattcttcccggatcgtacctagtccagtcaggatacagcgatgTCCACCCCGACCACAAAGGTATAATGTTAGTTTCCAAACGCCAGGAGTCGATCGTTACACGTGAAAAGGATCCGAAATAACCACACTGGTAAGAACGCTTTTAGACTTGACCAAGTCCGTCCAGAATTTCTCTTGTTGCGAGTCGATGGGACCCACTGCGGGGGTACATACGTATCACTCTCCACGTTGCAAAACTTCTCAACACGAACGTACGTTATCATTCAAGTTAAGGCCAATTAAAGACTGGTCTATTCCCTTTCAGTACACAAGAGATTCATCTAGTTCTgctgattttattatatttttatgaagctgtctggtatttatttcagatttttaaatatttaagacCGAGAGTCCCCCTAAAATTGCTTCATATACTGTGACAAGTCACTGTGccgtgcgtacagtttaagatttcattttatcataatttgatAAAGCTCCATTCCCGTCTATACCACGGGATGAATGAGCTGATCCTCATTCAGCTCATAGTTTAGACAGGCGCTTTTACCATACCAACGAAAAACAGCTTGTGCCATATtcgtcgatgatgtcatcgtcagccaatcacccgaTCAGGAAAACCATTCTATATAATAGATGATTTGTTCGTAAGGTGAGAtttggattaacggtggaaatcgctgtatcctgactggactgggtaccgatccggtctcgcttttaacatttccaggtagaatatgaaataatttatCCAAACAATATATTGTatggggactgttgccgacattcataacgggaaaatttgccgtgtttttgtgacttgtttttctccatttgttttgttatggtcAGAATTGGTAGCCAATCATCCCAAATATTGTCCCAATTATTGTCAGGCCTATTCAAACTACAACTGGGACAGATCAACTCATGTCGAGTCAGGTCCCTCAAGTTTGGGCTTCTTTTACTTTGCCCAAATGCAGAGGGAAGATGATCGACGATAGTCAGAAGGTAATGGGTAGAAGGTTAGGGGTGGGGCTCAAGTCTCTACCCCCTCTCTTTGTTCCCCTTTTGTGCCCCACTGGTTGTACATATATTCACTTTTTTGATAGGGTACTATTTAATGCTCaacaaaaagtgcaaaattGAGTTGCAGAATTGATAATCATCAGTGTCGTTGCCACGATGGGCGGTGCCAGGCGGGTCTGCCAAGAACTATTAGTTCGTCCAACCCTCTGAGCAAAATATACtctgctgcccagcacagatttcctcCTGATTGCAaatcagcaatgatggccccatatctaaacatgaaacattctcgcccttggtggactgaattggatttagagccgaccacttcttcttcttatcgtgtccacacactaGATGTTGTGCTTCAGCCAGAACTGGACACAGCTCCTAGCAATATCATAACTAAAAATGGTCTATCCACAACACTGATAATCATCCCAACTATAGACCTATCCCAATTAACGACAGGCCGATTCAAACCTCAACGGGGACAAACCAACTCATGTCGAGTTGGCTCACTCAAGTTTGGGCTAGACCATGGTGTTAATTTCCTCTAAGTGAATTTTTTTCAGTGTTTGATAATTTCATTCAAGTGACTTACAAATTGGTTTATTCATCAGTTCATCTTGTAGAAATACTAGATGCTATATGACAAAAGTACACAAATCTACCAGTTAAAGCTGTGTAAATCTGTAGTGCCACTAGTAATTATAAAGCAATGACTTTTTTACAGGGTGCAATGATagagaaatatatattttatttgactTATAAAGATTAAACTACTTGTTCATAATATTTCTGTAGAGCGTATGGTTTCATTTGTTACTATGATTACCGTACTTCTTAGATTAGTTTTGGTAAGTTAAAAGTGATTTTAGTTCTTCAAAATATAATTAATTACACAAAAAGTTGCATAATGTTACTACATTTCAATAGGATGTTACTGCCTGTTTCTACATAATTTTACACAAAGGCCTATTATTCACTCATATATATttcaagttggtctttggatGTAAATAATAATCTAAGTCTAACTCTCTGTGAAGTCATTGAACCCTTCccaaattacaaattaaaagggATGTAATTATTGGAAAAATAAATTGTGTACCAATCATTTATGACaacatttttcataaaccagTGATTGCATTTGTCAAAGATATTAGTGATAATTTGATCAAGCTAAATAAGTCTGATGTTTCACACGAAGGAGCACACAAGGTTCCTTGCAAAAAAATGTCCGCTATCGTAATTTTTTCGTCAAAGGTCGGTCCATGTACTTGCTACAAAATTTCACATTATTTGAGAAAATTTCACAAGGAatgtaagtacatgtaaaaaattGCTGTCCTTCACACAAATCtcattttgtaatatttcacAAGCATTAAGAAACTCCACAGGGACTGTTTATGTTTTCCCCTCGTGTGAACAGGGCTCTACAgacatcaaaagaaaaccattTATTCGTAGTCGAAGGTCAATCCAGTTCCAGCGAGTTTGTCTCTTATAAGGGCGTCCATGACTTCATTCTGTGCCACAGTGAAGTGAGCCTTCCAATCTCCTACTTTACCTGGAGGTACAAATGAGAAGGATCATGGAAAGTTAAACACTACACAAGCCTCTTGATTGAAAGCTGTTTTCTAACAAAAAAGGCAGTGGTGCCAAttattttagccttcgagacagactctgctagggtcaaaacgtcaggccattaactattttttgcattatacCATTTTGGTCGCTTAGCAGTTTGCAAcggctaattctattttcccaattattttgttgtcaaacCTTTGGCTAGAAACGTAGAAACGTATAGCAGCTTCcaatagtataacacatttttagaatcgtttcacttcgaagtaatgtggttatgtaaaaagataaagTTGAgtatgagaagcgttactgcagtaatgtttctcatatttttgtgtattcctttttttagtgattattcttcctgctttgacatattcgctccggattttcggcgatatctcacaAACGTGATCACCTTTTgtaatgaaactttcacatgttagGGTAAACACTTACAATTATATATAGTTTAAACAATCCAACGCTTCCAACAATTAttggtatactttgcctttcaaAACTAAATGCATTACCTTTTCTCATGAATGACATTGAGTCTGGTAAGTTCAGCTTCGCAAACAAGGAATCCAGTTGGGTCATAGGGTTTTTCTTCATGTTGGCAAATGTACAGTGGTCCGTTATTGCATCCAGCGTCTCATTAGAGAAATCTTTACCAAGAAACTTGCTGATCTTCTCCACATTGCCTCGCAAATCCTACTAGAATAAAATGATTTACAATAAATGTTTCAACTTTCAAAGAGCATACCTAACATACTCTAATGCATGATGcgaaatagcacaagggtgaaattataagaaataatttgttttctcaaggaaggccaaggatgatactttgtagtaatataaaaggttttttagACCCCCAAATTGGCCTAGAATGGCAAAAAAAGCGGTGTGTGCTTctgtttttttccacaaaagACTCGTCAATAATGTTCATTCATCTTAGATACTAACCCTCTTCATGTCTTCAAATCGAAGCAAAAGGATGTTCTCATCATGTCGCTTCTTCCAAAAGTACAAGAAATGATCCCACCAGGGTCCGAAGCCAACTGAAGGATGAAGATGACGTTCCATGCAAATTTAAATCAGACAAAAATAATACGAAATCGttattcaactcaattcaagtCTACATTATTTCACTGGCGTCTGATCAGCTGGCATCAGCTGGCCTCGGCTGGCCTCGGGCATGCAGCCCAGTGTCAAATAAGAACCCTGGTTttgtattcaattcaattcaattacatttaacatttatttgatATTACTCTTCTCAAGGTATAATGTATGAAAAATATTAAatggataaacaaaataatgagcaCAGAGGATGGAGGGAAAATAGTTAGTCcatgtaaaccaaaataaatagaGTATGAGGCTGTCAGAATGAGCCAAGGCTTGTAGAAGAAAGTGACAGACAGACAGACTAACTACAAACaaggagacaagacaaacaggCAGTCCGTCGTGATTGGACAGATCTAGCATCATAAGCTGTACAATAAAATGAGTAGACAGTGAAGAGAGATAAAGTAGGTCTGGTTTGTGGGCGAATAAAACCTGTTGATTTGAAAATCGTGAAAGAGTGTATGAGTAGCCAGATTGGGGGATGGGGTGTCATTTACTTTGGTAATCAAAATTAATGTACATGCTTAAACTATTTTCGTTTTGTTCATTTCttaaaactatagcacctcggcaagtaatatttgaatggGAAGCTTTCTGTTATCTTTAA from Asterias rubens chromosome 7, eAstRub1.3, whole genome shotgun sequence includes:
- the LOC117292995 gene encoding sulfotransferase 1A1-like, which encodes MNADDVQLHESYEYEGVCLPNDVLRSTMDDLKTFHVRQDDVFVDSFPKSGTTWTLEIASAVLHDGDIDALNTTHNFERGPFLEMTVGGHQNRDLPRTHKMLAEAPMSSPRLIKSHLPVQLLPPQVWKKKVKVIYVIRNPKDVVVSYFHHYRLFAPRDNLQFDDHFEMFMEGTNHYGKWWDHDIKFYQRRHLDHILFLRFEEMKNDLRGTVKQISEFLGKSFSDEILDAITDHCTFENMKKNPMANPDTMIKEFLGKDIPDGQSFMRKGIVGGWKTSLSKAQSKALGDVCREKLKGTGLSFDDI